DNA from Alnus glutinosa chromosome 2, dhAlnGlut1.1, whole genome shotgun sequence:
ATTTCGTTTTCCGTTGACTACTGTGTCttatgatattttttcttttctatttttaccCTTTTTATCAATTGGACTAAGGCCcagacattaaaatcaattatacataatctttaaaaaataaaataaaataagtaaaaagATAAATAGTTCATAACAgtcaaattgttaaaaaaaaatggtaagtaTTTTGTCACGACAAAATATTGCTGGCTTAGTGATGGAACTCACCATCTTGTGTTTTGGTAAATTTAAGGCCATGGTCCTCATGGATTTGAGTCTTATTGGTGGTTAGGAGTCACAAGGTCATGTCTATTATTTTTGTCAAAGTGAGAATGAAAGTTTTGATGCAATTGACCACACAGTTAATTTCAGTCAATGGATATTTGCAAAACAAGTGAGGAATGTTGGAAATTTGCTTGGGCTTATTGCTGGTGGAACTCTCAAACGCTTAAATCAGCAAATGAAATTGTATAATTTTCAAAAGAGAGTTAGATTGAATAtagcagtatatatatatatatatatatatatatatatatatatatatatatatatatatatgatgatgatAACCTTCACTAATATAGAGCATTCACTAGTGAATTTTGGTCTAGGCCCAATCCTGAGCTGTCAGAATTTAAGTCGAACTAAAAATTATGATGTACTTATCCTCAATTCTACAATCCCGACAACTTTTTAGTGAGAGCTACTATACATATTTAAGTAGATGTTATGTTGATAATGCTTGTCGAGCTAATTGGGTTTTTCAGTTTGGTCAATTATGTTGTTCTTTTGCGTTAACATTCATAATATAGTTGACACTTGTGGTTAGGCTTGGTAATTCGTGcattcgggtcgggttcgtgtcaatccggccgacccgattacataaacgggttcgacacgaacccgacccgatcatttaatcgggttgtgacacacGACCCAATAAACACGACTAATAATCGTGTAACTCGTTAACCCGATACGACACGACCCGACACcaatttcacatgtttcaagtttcaagtttcaagtttcaaccttcaattttagtttttaccttCATGTCTTCAATTGCCGATTTCtttatttgatatttcttttctttcttcatttttcactCGGTTCGTAATTGATCACCATCTCTCTTTTCTGTTACAGATGGAAGAAAGAATAAGAcaagaggaaggaagaagaagaaaatcaaaagggagaggaggatgattctctctcttttctatgCTGCGTGTTTGaacaagaaggaagaagaagtgaagaaccGAACAACTAAGAagggaaaagaataaagaaaaggggAGAAGAGGGTGAACCGTGAACGTGAggcgtaatttttttttttaatcgggttataatcgtgttggcgggttgacccgccaaaacGATTATAATCGGGCCAACCCGATTATGATCCAAACCCGATTATAACGAATCTAAACCCGGTTTTTTTCGTGTTGTGTTTGTGtcggattcgcgggtcgtgtcaaaaattgccaaccctacttgTGGTTCGAGCACTATCATCCTAACCCAAATTCTAGGATCTTAGGGTTAGATTGGTCAAGCGTATATATGGTCACTCGAAAATTAGATCAAATTGAGTaaataaatattctaaaataaatgaaaagatgGTATTTGAATATTTCAACTAATAATTCTTTGGAATAATTAGAACTCTACAAGTCTACGAAAACATTACTACTTTTTCGTGTCAAGAATATTTAATTCAACAGTGAATTCATTAAAATATTggtccaataaaaaattattgagtcGACCACTTTATATTAGAAAATAAGAGTTAATATAAGCTGCAAACGACGCCGTCTGCAGGATAATATCCTTTTCACTTTCCACttcctctttctccttctctgGTGAGTCGTGACCGCTTCACAGGCTGCTCCATATTGCAAACGACGCCGTCTGCAGGATAATATCCTTTTCACTTTTCCACttcctctttctccttctctgGTGACCGCTTCACAGACTGCTCCATCCAGACTCGCAGATTTCTCGCTTTGCGATAGCCTGAATCATGTCAGTTCTCCACTCATAGCTAAGGCTCTATTTGTTCTCTCAGAAATTTTTTTCGTGAACATATAcatatttttgtaatatatacGGGGAATATATTTCCGTTGCagtaaaatttacttttctagGAACTAATTTCGTGTATTTCTTTGTTAagtaattttattgatttttaaatgttttttttttccgcaaaaaaaaaaaggaggaaatcGGTGAATCGTCCGCCAACACcagatgcaggagaaaatcaagaaaaagagcCATCGCTTCGAGAAATTATCAACATCAAGGTCCGTTGTTAATCCcttttgtattttagtttggaaaGTGAAATATGTAAATAGGTTTGCTTTAAATTTcgctttttttttattgataatttgaagattttTCGTGCTACAGTTGATTGAGACCGGTGAAAAAGAGCGATTAATGGAGCTTCTAAGGGAAAGGCTTATAGAGTGTGGTTGGAAGGATGAAATGAAAGCCCTTTGCAGGTTTTGCCTCTAGTTCGATTTGGTTTCACCATTATTCTCAtgttatacacacacacacacaaaattcAACTAGTTTGCATCATGCCAAAATGTAGCTTGATTAGGCAGAAGTTCCACTAATGCATCAAACTTGAGTTTGCATGTATCCTTATGATATCTCCAGTCAAGAGGCTTTTGATTTATGTATTGGGCTCAGGGGAAATTGGTGAGCTATTGGTTGAAGCAATTGCATAAGCTGGTAGGAAGCTTGATAGTAGATATGACATAAAATTGGACAACAGAGAGGACTGACATTACCAAATTGTCTCTTTTAGCTGGAGTTTACAAGCCTACTTACCTTACAGTTTTGATGCTACTTTAGatgataaaagaagaagaaatacgTTAAATTGTGGGTATATGCTGCATATTATTGTTGCTATTATTTCAACTATTTGCTGTTTTAGTTGTTTCTTGGTCGTCCAAGTGCTGGATGGGGATGGGTAAATTGAGATTCCTCTTGAGCAAGATGTGTATACTATGTTGAGAATACTGTCCAACTTGGTCTTTTGCATAACCTTAAACCTTGGTCTTTTGCCCGTTTTCCTGTTCAATAAGTTTGAATTTAAAAAGGAAAGGATCAAAAGTTGTTTTAGTAATGGTATCTTATTCTGATCAAGTTTTGCGCACAGACGTAGATATGTTTATTTATCATGATAGCTGGTTTGGTGACTTCTCAGTATTTGGGAATCGATCTCATTCTTCTTTTTAACCTCAGGGCATTTgtaaagaagaaaggaagaaataatGTTACAGTGGATGACCTCATACATGTAATTACTCCGAAGGGCAGAGGTAAGGATTTATGTTGTGTTTTCCTATGGTTTTCGTTTCAAACTTTAAATTGTCTATAACGAAGCAACTAAATCATGGCTGCTTGGAACACAATGTTCTTGTTGGATCTTGGGCATATTTAGTTATTAGCTTGGCAATTTGCTCATTTTTATCAGAAATTTGTATGTCTTGTTTTAAAATCCCTCTCGTCTTTTATAAACTTAGCAGACAAACAAGAACACATGATATATGCTAAATGTAGTGATAGTGGTGAAAGGCTTTCAAGAGGTacttatataatataaattgcGGATGAACAGCATCCATATGGTGTGTTTAGGGTATGAGAAGCTTTGACTTAAATGTCATTTCCCTCCCCCATAAGAATGGGATGGAAGATGAGATTTTGGAATAGAACCACTGGGTGTGTGTGacttatctttaaaaaaaatattgtccaTGAATTTTGTTAGAAATTAAAGACTGTCTGTTACAATAACATTGAATCAATTTTAGATGACTAAACACTTCTTCGCTTCACCTAATAATGCTTGCAATATTTTCAGTgataactttcttttttttgataagtaagagaggttttattaaaaaacgcaaagtgcaatcaagtacacagggggtatacaagaaaggcaattaagaagaagaagaaaaacagtacaaggaaatcgttatagCTAATCACTAGAGGTGCGAGATACGCAGCGGTCCacgagtacaaagaatgaagaaaaaaggaaatgggctcctctatggttctttctttgtcctcaaactgtctgtcgttgcgttccctccacaagcaccacataaggcaacaaTGAACCATTTTCCACACAACCGCACTCCGAGAGCGTCCACCCATCCACCAGCAGGCGaataagtctatcacccgaagaggcatcacccaagacagactgaagcgacCAAGGATGGcataccaaagagcgcgtgcaacctcacaatgaagaagaaggtgatccacagtctccccgttcattttgcacatgcaacatctatcaatcacaatgacacgcttctttctgagattgtccaaggtaaggaTTTTCCCtagcgctgccgtccaagcgaagaatgccactttcaaaggagccttggtccgccaaatgcTTCTCCAGGGAAAAAAGATAGcatctttgcaagcaagagccttatagaaagaactaACATCAAAAGACCCTTTGTGAGAAAGAGACCACCAGAGCCGGTCTCCCCCATCATGAACAACTCTGGAGGAGTACagtaaagagaagaaggaagccatgacgtccacctcccagtcgtggaCTGCTCGAAAAAATCTGACGTCCCATTGATAGGACCCGCTAACCACTACCAAGTGGTCTGCCACTAGAGCATCCTTGACACaagctatgtcatacaaaactggaaaagcttccttaagggaCATCTCctcacaccacacatcatcccaaaaacggatcctgGACCCATTTCCCAATATAAGTCTGGTATAgctacaaaacaagctccaccccttcctaatgttctttCAAATCCCCACTCTGTGAGACCCAGGgggtctaaggaacaccaaccagccccaatagaaccatactttgcatccacaacagatttccacaaagcctctctctcataagcataacgccacaaccacttccctaagagtgccttattgaaaatcctcaagttccggatgcccaaaccaccttcaaagataggagaacaaaccttggaccaactaaccaagtgatatttgaattcttcgcctatgccaccccacaagaaatctcgatgcaacttctctatacgactagTGACACTAGAGGGAATAGGAAAAAGGGAGAGgaagtacgtaggaagattgGAGAGAGTACTCATTATAAGagtaaccctaccacccttcgacagatacaaccgcttccagctagccaaccgcctctcaatcttaccTACTGCCTCATCCCAACAggacttagccttaaaaggggcccccaacggaagaccaaggtaCTTTATAGGAAGAGAGGAAACTCCACAGCCCAAGATGCAAGCCAAATCGCCCATATTATCCACATAACCCACAGGAACCATAAcagacttagccaaattaatctttaaacctgaaacagcttcaaaggacagAAGTAACAAACGtagataatgaagatgatcaaaattagccccgcaaaagactaaagtatcgtctgcgaacaaTTCGTTTCTTTCCTCATTAATGATGACAATTCGTTTCTAGTAAATGGCtgagatttctttttttcttgcaaATTTAATTGGAGAAACTATACTTACTTACCCCCTTCGAACTGACACCTTATTTGCAAACATcctttatactttaaaaaatgataatcaaCCCCCTCAAACCATGCAACACCTTCAGGTTACCTCTCCATTAACACTTTTTGTTAAGTTGGACAAGAATCACCCATGTAAACTACATGTGACCAATTCTGACTGAAATTACCCATTATAcccctcatcatcatcatcatcatcatcatcatatatatatatatatatatatatatatatatatatatatatatatataataattaaaaaataattataaaaataaaaaccacacCTGTGGCCAGTCCCAGCCATGGAAGAGGGAAGCTTGTTGGACATGGCCGTCGGTGGGTCTCTAGGCAGTGAGTTTGAGGAGACCCATGGTCGTGCATCAGGGGAGGCCGTAGGTCTCTAGCCTTGGATACCCACAGCCATGACCATGGGTATGAGGAGACCTACGTCCGTGGGTTATGCGTGACCATGGCCAGAGATCCACGGTCATGGCTATGGAAGTTGGTCCTCCACGACCAGGCtgtgttggattttttttaaaaaaaaaaatgtaagggaCACATTAAGTCAAAATTGGTCACATGAAGAATTTCTGtcaaatttaacataaaatgCTAACAAAGGGAGCAGGCCGAAGGTTTGGTGTAGTTTAAGGGGTTGATTATCACTTTCTAAAGTTTAGGAGTGTTTGCAAATAGGGTGTCAGATTGAAGGGATAAATGTGGTTTCCCTTTTTCAAACCTTTTTGCAGCGTGACTAAGCTGGACTCgaagaaaaaaattggtttaTCTCATTATAAGCTTGATCTATCAGTAATACCTGACAGTACTATAAACATCCAGGCAATGGACTGGCTATCAGTCAGTCAAGGACATAAATTTGTGTAGTTGCCTAGATTTGATTGTGGTAGGTTTTATGTTTGCCAATtcgatgatcaaaacaatttggtctaagTCTATTTAATAAACAAGAAAAGTCTTAAGTCTAAAATTGGATAGGCTAAGTCATAATTCAAATGTTTGGTTAGAAGTGAAAGAACGGTAGCAGTTGGTTGGAACACTCGGTTGATGGACATTCGAAGGAGTCATTGTTCAAGGGTTCAAATATTTGATTACCGAGATACTCGTTCGGAGTGCTTGTTCTCAGATCATTTGAACGAGCTACAGTAAGAGAGGAGTACCGAGACTCATTTGTTGTAGGTCTGAACGAGTGACTTGAGAAGAACTCCCAAGGCACTCGGTTTGTATGCTTGTTCGCAGTAGGTTCAGACGAGTTTCTTAAGTAGAGTTCCAGAGACTCTTGGTTGCCAGGCTTGTTCGCACCTAGCCCAAACGAGTATGTTTAATGCACAAAATCATGACTAACCAGGAGGCTCGATTGGAAGGCCCGATTGGTATTCGTTTGACCAAGTGTTGTTTGGGGTCGTTGGGAGAATTTCAGATTTTTTGGTGTTATGCCTTGTACATATAGTTTAATTGTTCAAATTAGCCCTTGAACACTCTCTTCGTAAATTCTGTCTAACCTGTTAGGTAGACTGACTTTACAATGATgtgctgcttcttcttcttcttcttttttttcatttttggccAACAGCCACAGTCCACAACTCTCTTTTGCACCATATTTCTCAAACAAGTTCATGACATGTTAAAATTTGCTTATGCAGCCTCCGTTCCTGATTCCATAAAGGCTGAACTGTTGCAAAGAATTCGAACGTTCCTCGTGTCAGCAGCTCTTTGACACATCAGCGTGGTTTCTCTATCCCTTTGTTCATGAAAGTTGCAAAACGTTGCTGATTAGCACTCAGAGGACAGTAAGTAACCCTTTGTTCAGGAGACAGATGTTATGGGTTTCTTGGGGTGGAGGCAACTGTACTTTACTGTAACAGCCAGCCGAATGCTTGTGAAAGTTTCGTCATTTTATTGCTAATATGATAAGAGCTGATAGAAACCAGTTCCTTAACGCATGTAATAATTCTTACGTAACAAATATTTTCATCAGTCAATTCCTAgatctttctttgttttctgcTTATAACAAAGTCTTACTCTAAATTGGGTTGGAATATCTCCGATCTagtatattttgaagtattggttaagtgattaaatttacctcttcctataaatttaagcttttaggataagtggtattttaacatggtatcagaaccaaaGGTTCTGAGTTCGAACCATAACTCCGTTATTTACTTTtcgtttcaattaaatatttcacgtattggGTCTTATCTATCAAAAGGAAGTTTGAGTCCACACGCAAGAGggagtattaaaatattgattaagcgattaaatttacctcttcctataaacttaagcttttaggataagtggtgatttaacagtatattaaattgacatgtaaTCAAAATACATATGAGAATTAAATGCATGCTTAAGTTAGTTTATTAGACTGGCATGTATCtaaaattcatttaattatcatatgcatttttaattattcaataaTGACAGTTagaacttttaaaatttaacaaaaaattgaacCCAAACCAAATTCTATAATTATATTGATTTTAGTTAGATGGGGAAAGAAAAATGAGATTGCAATATTGTATTGATTTTAGTTTT
Protein-coding regions in this window:
- the LOC133861005 gene encoding transcription and mRNA export factor ENY2 — its product is MRKSVNRPPTPDAGENQEKEPSLREIINIKLIETGEKERLMELLRERLIECGWKDEMKALCRAFVKKKGRNNVTVDDLIHVITPKGRASVPDSIKAELLQRIRTFLVSAAL